A window of the Verrucomicrobiota bacterium genome harbors these coding sequences:
- a CDS encoding GGDEF domain-containing protein → MDDAPPGVSMRGFRAATQSVGDYSAMLARMKSDPILKQLGPVMVTQSDEVFGTLGFDAASAVLWAPFTQAGEFQGSLILVDPQLRPTKNELMLFGVFAEHAGAVLRKGLLIERLSARIRYLSDFDDVVTKLPNRVFFKRHLEEACRQTGGDQGLAVLFLDLDDFTQVNRALGHSFGDKFLFEAAQRLQRLVGASTLDAFTGCLGGDEFGVLLQLVDGGVPTPEAVARTVVEAFREPLEVLPHRYVITVSIGIALGAATKAEDAEALLVRAERAMYAAKNRGRGTFAFSR, encoded by the coding sequence GATGCTTGCGCGCATGAAGTCTGACCCGATCCTGAAACAGCTTGGGCCGGTCATGGTGACCCAGTCCGATGAGGTTTTTGGAACGCTTGGCTTTGACGCGGCAAGTGCAGTCCTTTGGGCGCCGTTCACTCAAGCTGGAGAATTCCAAGGCAGCCTTATCCTGGTAGACCCGCAGCTGCGTCCAACCAAGAATGAACTCATGCTTTTCGGCGTGTTCGCTGAGCACGCCGGTGCGGTTCTGCGAAAGGGTTTGCTGATCGAACGCCTGTCGGCACGGATCCGATACCTCTCTGATTTCGATGACGTGGTGACGAAGTTGCCGAACCGGGTCTTTTTCAAGAGGCACCTGGAGGAGGCCTGCCGTCAAACCGGAGGAGATCAGGGGTTGGCGGTACTGTTCCTCGACCTGGACGATTTCACACAGGTCAACCGAGCGCTCGGCCACAGCTTCGGGGACAAATTTCTCTTCGAGGCTGCGCAAAGGCTTCAGCGGCTTGTCGGCGCTTCCACCTTGGACGCCTTCACCGGGTGTTTGGGTGGGGACGAATTTGGGGTTCTGCTTCAGCTGGTTGATGGAGGCGTCCCGACGCCTGAGGCGGTCGCCAGGACCGTCGTGGAAGCCTTTCGAGAGCCCCTCGAAGTATTGCCGCACCGGTATGTCATCACCGTCAGCATCGGCATTGCTCTGGGGGCGGCGACAAAGGCCGAAGATGCGGAGGCCCTGCTCGTCCGCGCAGAACGAGCGATGTACGCGGCCAAAAACCGCGGGCGCGGTACGTTTGCATTCTCCAGATGA